The Candidatus Epulonipiscium sp. genome window below encodes:
- the uvrC gene encoding excinuclease ABC subunit UvrC — translation MFDIHEELKKLPQKPGVYLMKDQYDNIIYVGKAVNLKNRVRQYFQNSRNHSPKVQRMVFHIKEFEYIVTDSEVEALILECNLIKKHRPKYNIRLKDDKHYPYIKITLDEAYPKVFMTRKLLKDKAKYFGPYTDSTALRETLDIIKKLWPIRTCNRVLPRDIGKERPCLQYHIGQCMAPCAGLISEKDYKKMITEIISFLDGKYEEVIKDLGKEMLNASKELNFEKAAHIRDQINSIKRIAQKQKMINSAMEDQDIIAFAKKEDEALVQVYFVRGGKVIGREHFLVDGVDERNQNEIMTSFVKQFYAGTNFIPKEVILQEEIDELNIIQSWLTNRKGQKVYIKVPQKGDKSKLVEMAAKNAFLTLNQFGEEIKRKEQRTKGAVEEIQNTIGLQNIIDRIEAYDISNTQGIESVGSMVVFEGGRPKRSEYRKFKIKTVIGPDDYASMEEVIRRRFSHAIKELKDLKARGLTVEEGKFTKLPQLILIDGGKGQVNAAKKALNELNIDIPICGMVKDDKHRTRGLLYNGEEIGPPLGTEGFKLITRIQDEAHRFAIEYHRKLRSKAQIQSILDEVPGVGPARKKALLEYFGSIQKIKNASIEEIKKVKGVPLSIAEKVYTFFHSGK, via the coding sequence ATGTTTGACATACACGAAGAATTAAAAAAGCTTCCCCAAAAACCTGGGGTTTATCTTATGAAAGACCAATACGACAACATAATATATGTTGGTAAGGCAGTCAATCTTAAAAATAGAGTTCGTCAGTATTTTCAAAACTCTAGAAATCATTCACCCAAAGTCCAAAGGATGGTTTTTCATATAAAAGAATTTGAATATATTGTTACAGATTCAGAGGTAGAGGCGCTTATCCTAGAATGTAATTTGATAAAGAAACATCGCCCTAAGTATAATATCCGTTTAAAAGATGATAAACATTATCCATATATAAAAATAACTTTAGATGAGGCTTATCCCAAGGTCTTTATGACAAGAAAGCTTCTAAAGGATAAGGCCAAGTACTTTGGCCCATATACCGATAGTACTGCCCTAAGGGAAACCCTAGATATCATTAAGAAACTTTGGCCTATACGAACCTGCAACAGGGTTTTACCTAGGGATATAGGGAAGGAACGTCCTTGTTTGCAATATCATATAGGGCAATGTATGGCCCCCTGTGCCGGATTAATTTCTGAAAAAGATTATAAGAAAATGATTACAGAAATAATATCCTTCTTAGATGGAAAATATGAAGAAGTCATAAAAGATCTAGGAAAGGAAATGCTTAATGCTTCTAAAGAGTTGAACTTTGAGAAAGCGGCCCATATAAGGGATCAGATTAATAGCATAAAACGAATTGCTCAAAAACAAAAAATGATAAATTCTGCAATGGAAGATCAAGATATCATTGCCTTTGCAAAAAAAGAAGACGAGGCCTTAGTTCAAGTCTATTTTGTTAGGGGAGGTAAGGTAATAGGAAGAGAACATTTTCTTGTAGATGGAGTCGATGAAAGAAATCAAAATGAGATTATGACCTCCTTTGTAAAACAATTTTATGCAGGAACTAATTTTATTCCAAAGGAGGTTATCCTTCAGGAGGAGATAGATGAATTGAATATTATTCAATCCTGGCTTACCAATCGTAAGGGGCAAAAGGTATATATAAAGGTACCACAAAAGGGAGATAAGTCGAAGTTAGTAGAGATGGCAGCAAAAAATGCCTTTTTGACCCTCAATCAATTTGGAGAAGAAATAAAAAGAAAAGAGCAAAGGACTAAAGGTGCAGTGGAAGAAATTCAAAATACTATAGGGCTTCAAAATATTATAGATAGAATAGAGGCCTATGATATTTCAAACACTCAGGGGATAGAGTCCGTTGGCTCCATGGTAGTATTTGAAGGAGGCAGACCCAAAAGAAGCGAATATAGAAAATTTAAAATAAAAACGGTTATAGGTCCTGATGATTATGCAAGTATGGAGGAGGTTATAAGGAGACGCTTTAGCCATGCTATAAAAGAATTAAAGGATTTAAAAGCAAGAGGATTAACTGTAGAAGAAGGAAAGTTCACAAAGCTTCCTCAGCTTATACTGATTGATGGGGGTAAGGGGCAAGTCAATGCTGCTAAAAAAGCATTAAATGAATTGAATATAGATATTCCTATTTGTGGGATGGTAAAAGATGATAAGCACAGAACCAGGGGACTTCTCTATAACGGAGAGGAAATAGGTCCTCCCCTAGGAACAGAAGGGTTTAAGCTTATTACCAGAATACAGGATGAGGCCCATCGCTTTGCTATTGAATACCACAGAAAACTCAGAAGCAAAGCACAAATTCAATCCATATTAGACGAAGTACCAGGTGTAGGTCCTGCAAGGAAAAAGGCACTTCTTGAGTATTTCGGAAGCATACAAAAAATAAAAAATGCTTCTATCGAAGAAATAAAGAAGGTAAAGGGAGTACCACTTAGTATTGCAGAAAAAGTATATACCTTTTTTCATTCTGGAAAATAG
- a CDS encoding HPr kinase/phosphorylase yields MYYVNISQIIKKFNLENSLSDIDYEHIQITQSDVNRPALQLAGYFDYFDAERVQIIGKVEYTYLSRMDKNLREKILERLFQFHIPCLILCRELEPFPEMISYAKEYNVPLLRTSETTSEFMAELIRWLKVELAPRTSIHGVLVDVFGEGVLITGESGVGKSEAALELIKRGHRLVADDVVEIKKVSNQTLIGSSPEVIRHFIELRGIGIVDVKKLYGVESVKDVHNIDLVIKMELWNEQMEYDRLGLTEEYIEFLGNKVVCHAIPIRPGRNLAVICETAAVNHRQKKMGYNAAEELNNRIMVNLKKKKEKQKLNS; encoded by the coding sequence TTGTATTATGTCAATATAAGTCAAATAATTAAAAAGTTTAATCTCGAAAATAGCCTCTCTGATATTGATTATGAGCATATCCAAATTACCCAATCTGATGTCAATCGGCCAGCATTGCAACTGGCGGGATATTTCGATTATTTCGATGCAGAAAGAGTGCAAATCATTGGAAAAGTGGAATATACATACTTAAGTAGGATGGATAAAAATTTAAGAGAAAAGATTTTAGAAAGATTATTTCAATTCCATATACCTTGTTTAATCTTATGCCGAGAATTAGAACCCTTTCCTGAAATGATTTCCTATGCTAAAGAATATAATGTTCCCCTGCTAAGGACTAGTGAAACTACCTCAGAGTTTATGGCTGAACTTATTAGATGGCTTAAGGTAGAACTAGCGCCTAGAACATCTATTCACGGGGTTTTAGTAGATGTGTTTGGAGAGGGGGTACTTATTACTGGGGAAAGTGGAGTCGGCAAGAGTGAAGCCGCTCTAGAGCTTATAAAAAGGGGGCATCGTCTTGTTGCCGATGATGTAGTAGAAATAAAAAAGGTTTCCAATCAGACTTTAATTGGTTCTTCTCCCGAAGTAATAAGGCATTTTATAGAATTAAGGGGAATCGGGATTGTAGATGTGAAAAAACTTTACGGGGTTGAATCTGTAAAGGACGTCCATAATATTGATTTGGTCATTAAAATGGAATTATGGAATGAACAAATGGAATACGATAGATTAGGCTTAACAGAGGAATATATTGAATTTTTAGGGAATAAGGTCGTTTGTCATGCAATTCCTATAAGACCAGGAAGAAATTTAGCTGTCATCTGTGAAACAGCAGCAGTAAACCACAGGCAGAAAAAAATGGGATATAATGCTGCGGAAGAACTGAATAACCGCATAATGGTAAACCTTAAAAAGAAAAAAGAAAAACAAAAATTAAATTCTTAA
- the uvrB gene encoding excinuclease ABC subunit UvrB: MSTFQLISEYQPTGDQPEAIEKLSKVVKKGNKFQTLLGVTGSGKTFTMANIIQRTQKPTLIIAHNKTLAAQLYSEFKEFFPNNAVEYFVSYYDYYQPEAYVPHTDTFIEKDSSVNEEIDKLRHSATAALAERTDVIIVASVSCIYGLGDPIDYGTQVLSLRPGMEKARDEVLRKLVDIQYTRNDMDFTRSTFRVRGDVVEIIPAASSERAIRVEFFGDEIDRISEVDTLTGEILGLREHVAIFPASHYVTPPDKLERAIAAIDEEMIQRVKELKEEDKLLEAQRLAQRTNFDIEMMREVGYCSGIENYSRHLSGRAPGSTPHTLIDYFPEDFLIIVDESHMTIPQIRGMYNGDRARKTTLVDYGFRLPSALDNRPLKFDEFESKINQILFVSATPAQYEYNHSQIVAEQIIRPTGLLDPMVDVRPVKGQIDDLFYEIKKRVEKNQKVLVTTLTKKMSEDLTDYMKEMGVKVRYLHSDIDTLERIEIVRDLRMDVFDVLVGINLLREGLDIPEVSLVAILDADKEGFLRSETSLIQTIGRAARNADGQVIMYADKITDSMRRAISETNRRRQIQDEYNIAHNITPKTIVKKVRDIIRATKETEDKDKYSTQKDPESMDKKELQDMIEKITKEMKRAASDLQFEKAAGLRDELIELKKHLMDL; encoded by the coding sequence ATGTCAACTTTTCAGCTTATATCTGAATACCAACCGACAGGGGATCAGCCGGAAGCTATTGAAAAGCTCTCAAAGGTAGTGAAAAAGGGCAATAAATTTCAAACCCTTCTTGGAGTCACAGGTTCAGGGAAAACCTTTACCATGGCAAATATTATTCAAAGAACACAAAAACCCACATTAATTATAGCACATAATAAGACTTTAGCAGCACAATTATACAGTGAGTTTAAAGAATTTTTTCCTAATAATGCAGTAGAGTATTTTGTGAGCTATTATGATTATTATCAACCAGAAGCATATGTGCCCCATACAGATACATTTATAGAAAAAGATTCTTCAGTTAATGAAGAAATAGATAAGCTTCGTCACTCAGCGACAGCTGCCTTAGCTGAAAGAACGGACGTTATAATTGTTGCCAGTGTTTCATGTATTTATGGTTTGGGAGACCCTATAGATTATGGTACTCAGGTCCTTTCTCTAAGACCGGGGATGGAAAAAGCTAGGGATGAAGTACTTAGAAAATTGGTAGATATCCAGTATACAAGAAATGATATGGATTTTACAAGGAGCACCTTTAGGGTGAGAGGGGATGTTGTTGAAATTATTCCGGCAGCTTCCTCCGAAAGAGCTATTAGGGTCGAATTTTTTGGAGATGAAATTGATAGGATTTCTGAGGTTGATACATTAACGGGAGAGATTTTAGGTTTAAGGGAACATGTTGCAATTTTCCCTGCTTCCCATTATGTAACCCCTCCTGATAAATTGGAAAGGGCCATAGCCGCAATAGATGAGGAAATGATTCAAAGGGTAAAGGAGCTAAAGGAAGAGGATAAGCTCCTAGAAGCTCAGCGGCTGGCACAAAGAACTAATTTTGATATAGAAATGATGAGGGAAGTTGGTTATTGTTCAGGAATAGAAAATTATTCAAGGCATCTTTCGGGAAGGGCACCGGGCAGTACCCCCCATACCTTAATTGATTACTTTCCAGAGGACTTTTTAATTATTGTAGATGAATCCCATATGACGATACCCCAGATAAGGGGCATGTATAATGGGGATAGGGCCAGAAAAACAACCTTAGTAGATTATGGATTTAGACTTCCTTCGGCCCTGGATAATAGGCCGTTGAAATTTGACGAATTCGAAAGCAAAATAAACCAAATACTATTTGTATCAGCAACGCCGGCCCAATATGAATATAATCATTCCCAGATAGTTGCAGAACAAATTATAAGGCCAACGGGATTATTAGACCCTATGGTGGATGTCCGCCCGGTTAAAGGACAAATAGATGATTTGTTTTATGAAATCAAAAAGAGGGTAGAAAAAAACCAAAAGGTATTAGTGACAACTTTGACTAAAAAAATGTCAGAGGACTTAACGGATTATATGAAAGAAATGGGAGTTAAGGTAAGGTATCTTCATTCTGATATTGATACCCTAGAAAGAATAGAAATTGTAAGGGACTTAAGGATGGATGTATTTGATGTCTTGGTTGGAATAAATTTATTAAGGGAAGGATTAGATATACCGGAGGTATCTTTAGTGGCTATTTTAGATGCCGATAAAGAAGGATTTTTAAGGTCAGAAACCTCCCTTATTCAGACCATAGGAAGAGCTGCAAGAAATGCAGATGGACAAGTTATAATGTACGCTGATAAGATAACCGATTCCATGAGAAGGGCTATATCAGAAACCAATAGACGAAGGCAAATTCAAGATGAATATAATATAGCCCATAATATCACTCCTAAAACCATCGTTAAAAAAGTTAGGGATATTATCCGCGCCACCAAGGAAACAGAGGATAAAGATAAATATAGTACCCAAAAAGATCCGGAGTCCATGGACAAAAAAGAACTACAAGATATGATAGAGAAGATAACTAAAGAAATGAAAAGAGCTGCTTCTGACTTACAATTTGAAAAAGCCGCAGGCCTTAGGGACGAGTTAATAGAACTAAAAAAACATTTGATGGATTTATAG
- a CDS encoding rhomboid family intramembrane serine protease gives MRWVNKLERKLGHFAIPNLMTYIVGLNAITFVMVYLFQQNLYKLFLIPELVLKGEIWRLFTYIFIPPTMSPLWLAFVLYFYYMIGSSLEREWGTFRFNIFYLMGMIGTTISAFISGESVSSAYVNLSLFLAFARIFPDYQLLIFFILPVRIKYLAWINWAFFIITLLAPLNMIPLPHKLTAIASLLNYFMFFGKDIINNAKNNRQVYKNRKQFKSKIPKDFTIHKCSVCGVTERDNPDIEFRYCSTCEGDYEYCMEHLKNHKHIKK, from the coding sequence ATGCGTTGGGTTAATAAATTAGAAAGGAAATTAGGACATTTTGCAATTCCTAATTTGATGACTTATATAGTAGGCTTGAATGCCATTACCTTTGTTATGGTTTATCTTTTTCAACAAAATTTATATAAATTATTTTTAATTCCTGAGCTGGTACTTAAAGGGGAGATTTGGAGGCTTTTTACATATATATTTATTCCTCCCACTATGTCTCCCCTATGGCTGGCATTTGTATTATATTTTTATTATATGATTGGTTCTTCTCTAGAAAGGGAATGGGGAACCTTTAGGTTTAATATTTTTTACTTAATGGGGATGATTGGAACAACTATCTCTGCATTCATATCTGGGGAGTCTGTTTCTTCAGCCTATGTTAATTTATCTCTTTTCCTTGCCTTTGCCAGAATTTTCCCTGACTATCAACTGCTTATATTCTTTATCCTTCCTGTAAGGATAAAGTACCTAGCGTGGATTAATTGGGCCTTTTTTATAATAACTCTCCTAGCCCCCTTAAATATGATTCCTCTCCCCCATAAACTAACGGCAATTGCTTCTTTGCTTAACTACTTTATGTTCTTTGGCAAAGATATTATAAATAATGCCAAAAACAACCGGCAAGTATATAAGAATAGGAAACAATTTAAGTCTAAAATACCAAAAGATTTTACAATTCATAAATGTAGTGTCTGTGGGGTAACTGAAAGGGATAACCCCGATATTGAATTTAGATACTGTTCTACCTGTGAAGGGGATTATGAATACTGTATGGAACATTTAAAAAATCATAAACATATCAAAAAATAG
- the uvrA gene encoding excinuclease ABC subunit UvrA: protein MSKNKIIIKGAREHNLKNINLEVPRDKFVVFTGLSGSGKSSLAFDTIYAEGQRRYVESLSAYARQFLGQMEKPDVDNIEGLSPAISIDQKTTSRNPRSTVGTVTEIYDYLRLLFARAGIPHCPKCGEEINRQTIDQIVDKIMELPEKTRIQILAPIVRGRKGEHVKVFESARKSGYVRARVDGIIYDLSDEIKLEKNKKHSIEIVVDRLIVKKDMAKRLSDSIETVMNLSGGLLIVDIIDDEEVTFSQNFACSDCGISIDEIEPRLFSFNNPFGACPTCTGLGTQMKIDPELIVPNPNLSIMEGAISAPGWNSIDNPESHGYNFFSSLSRHYKFDLNTPFKDIDEKIKDMIFYGTKGEKIKIEYKNANGQGAYMYAFEGIIPNMHRRYMETSSEYMKQEYESFMTNNPCPSCSGARLKPEALAVKVGGKNISEVTNMSIIEAKEFFDDMKITDRQRLIGEQILKEINARIGFLVDVGLDYLTLSRAAGTLSGGEAQRIRLATQIGSGLVGVLYILDEPSIGLHQRDNERLLKTLTHLRDLGNTLIVVEHDEDTMFASDYIVDIGPRAGSNGGEVICAGTVEEIMKCKESETGAYLSGRKQIRVPVERRKPNGKWLSIKGACENNLKNIDVDIPLGVFSCITGVSGSGKSSLVNGILLKRLARDLNRAKIKPGRHKNILGMDNLDKVISIDQSPIGRTPRSNPATYTGVFDDIRGVFAETQEAKMRGYQKGRFSFNVKGGRCESCRGDGIIKIEMHFLPDVYVPCEVCHGKRYNRETLDVHYKGKSIADVLDMTIEEALEFFENHPKIKRKLGTLHDVGLSYIKLGQPSTTLSGGEAQRVKLSTELCKRSTGRTMYILDEPTTGLHFADVHKLIDILQRLTEGGNSVLVIEHNLDVIKTADYIIDLGPGGGERGGEIIATGTPEEVACIESSYTGKFVKKVLEREKKHS, encoded by the coding sequence ATGTCAAAGAATAAAATAATAATAAAAGGTGCAAGAGAACACAATTTAAAAAACATTAATTTAGAGGTACCAAGGGATAAATTTGTAGTGTTTACAGGTCTAAGTGGCTCAGGAAAGTCTTCCTTGGCATTTGATACAATCTATGCAGAGGGACAAAGAAGATATGTAGAATCCCTCTCCGCCTATGCAAGACAATTCTTAGGACAGATGGAAAAACCAGATGTGGATAATATAGAGGGATTATCTCCAGCCATATCCATAGACCAGAAAACCACCAGTAGGAATCCAAGATCTACCGTAGGGACGGTAACAGAAATATATGACTATTTAAGGCTTTTATTTGCGAGAGCAGGAATTCCCCACTGTCCTAAATGTGGGGAAGAAATAAATAGGCAAACTATAGATCAAATAGTGGACAAAATAATGGAGCTGCCGGAGAAAACGAGAATTCAGATTTTAGCCCCCATTGTAAGGGGAAGAAAAGGCGAACATGTTAAAGTGTTTGAAAGCGCTAGAAAAAGTGGTTATGTAAGAGCCAGGGTTGATGGTATTATATATGATTTATCCGATGAAATTAAATTGGAAAAGAATAAAAAACATTCGATAGAGATTGTCGTAGATAGATTAATTGTTAAAAAAGATATGGCAAAAAGGCTTAGTGATTCCATAGAAACGGTTATGAATCTTTCAGGGGGACTCCTGATTGTAGATATTATTGACGATGAGGAAGTAACCTTTAGCCAAAACTTTGCCTGTTCCGATTGTGGGATAAGTATTGATGAAATTGAACCAAGGCTGTTTTCATTTAACAATCCCTTTGGAGCATGTCCTACATGTACAGGGCTTGGTACCCAAATGAAAATAGACCCAGAACTTATTGTACCCAATCCTAACCTTAGTATTATGGAGGGAGCTATTAGTGCTCCAGGATGGAACTCCATAGATAATCCAGAGAGTCACGGATACAATTTTTTCAGTTCCCTATCTAGGCATTATAAATTTGATTTGAATACTCCCTTTAAGGATATAGATGAAAAAATAAAAGATATGATTTTTTATGGGACTAAAGGGGAAAAAATAAAAATCGAATACAAGAATGCCAATGGTCAAGGTGCCTATATGTATGCATTTGAAGGGATAATCCCCAATATGCATAGGAGATATATGGAGACATCTTCTGAATATATGAAACAGGAATATGAAAGCTTTATGACCAATAACCCTTGTCCTTCTTGCTCTGGAGCAAGACTAAAGCCTGAGGCCCTAGCCGTAAAGGTAGGAGGTAAAAATATTTCTGAAGTAACAAATATGTCTATTATAGAAGCAAAAGAATTTTTTGATGATATGAAGATAACGGATAGACAAAGACTTATAGGAGAACAGATTTTAAAGGAAATCAATGCAAGAATTGGATTCTTGGTTGATGTAGGTCTTGACTATCTAACCTTATCTAGGGCGGCGGGAACATTATCCGGAGGAGAAGCACAAAGAATTAGATTAGCAACCCAAATAGGTTCTGGATTGGTGGGAGTATTATATATACTAGACGAGCCAAGTATAGGACTCCATCAAAGGGATAATGAAAGACTTTTAAAGACATTAACCCATCTAAGAGACCTAGGAAATACCCTTATTGTTGTGGAACATGATGAAGATACGATGTTTGCATCAGATTATATTGTTGATATAGGTCCTAGGGCAGGTTCTAACGGTGGTGAAGTTATTTGCGCGGGAACGGTTGAAGAAATTATGAAGTGCAAGGAGTCAGAAACAGGAGCATATCTAAGTGGCCGTAAGCAGATAAGAGTTCCCGTAGAAAGAAGAAAACCCAATGGCAAATGGCTTTCTATAAAAGGTGCTTGCGAAAACAATTTAAAAAATATTGATGTGGATATCCCTTTAGGAGTCTTTAGCTGTATTACCGGGGTTTCAGGTTCGGGGAAAAGTTCCCTGGTTAATGGAATTTTGCTTAAACGTTTAGCAAGAGACTTAAATAGAGCTAAGATAAAGCCGGGACGTCACAAAAATATTTTAGGCATGGACAATTTAGATAAGGTAATCAGCATAGACCAATCCCCCATAGGGCGTACCCCACGCTCTAATCCTGCCACATATACAGGGGTCTTTGATGATATAAGAGGGGTGTTTGCAGAAACCCAAGAGGCAAAGATGAGGGGATATCAAAAGGGAAGATTTAGCTTCAATGTAAAAGGGGGTAGATGTGAGTCCTGCCGGGGGGATGGAATTATTAAAATTGAAATGCACTTTTTACCGGATGTATATGTTCCTTGCGAAGTCTGCCATGGAAAAAGATACAATAGGGAGACCCTAGATGTTCATTATAAAGGAAAATCCATTGCGGATGTTCTTGATATGACCATAGAAGAGGCACTAGAATTTTTTGAAAATCACCCTAAAATAAAAAGGAAACTAGGAACCTTACATGATGTAGGATTATCTTATATAAAATTAGGACAGCCTTCGACTACCCTTTCAGGAGGGGAAGCGCAAAGGGTAAAATTATCAACGGAACTATGCAAAAGAAGTACAGGTAGGACTATGTATATTCTGGATGAGCCCACGACAGGTCTCCACTTTGCAGATGTTCATAAGTTAATTGATATATTACAACGCCTAACTGAAGGGGGAAATTCCGTTTTAGTTATTGAGCATAATCTAGATGTTATTAAAACAGCAGATTACATCATAGATTTAGGCCCTGGGGGGGGAGAACGGGGTGGAGAAATAATCGCCACGGGAACCCCTGAAGAGGTTGCTTGTATTGAATCTTCTTATACTGGTAAATTCGTTAAAAAGGTATTAGAAAGGGAAAAGAAGCACAGCTAA
- a CDS encoding mechanosensitive ion channel has protein sequence MNWLEIIKIKFFGFAPKLIWSIILFVVGLWLIKLLVKFIDNFLRRGKVDQSLYSFVISFSKVSLKIILFITVAATLGVKESSLIAVLGAAGLAVGLALQGSLSNFAGGVLILAFRPFNVGDYIESQGFSGTVKEIQILYTILLTPDNRKIVIPNGELSNHSVVNYSSLNERRLDFVFSVGYKNDILKVKQILENIVRNHNLVLKDPHWTIGVAELGSSSVNFAVKIWCKSEDYWILFYDLQEKVKLELDKENIHIPYPQMDVHVHN, from the coding sequence ATGAACTGGTTGGAAATTATTAAAATTAAATTTTTTGGTTTTGCTCCAAAACTTATCTGGAGCATCATTCTTTTTGTTGTTGGGCTATGGCTTATTAAGCTTTTAGTAAAATTTATTGACAATTTCTTAAGGAGGGGTAAAGTAGACCAATCCCTCTATTCCTTCGTTATATCTTTTTCTAAAGTTAGTTTAAAAATTATCCTTTTTATTACTGTGGCTGCCACTTTAGGCGTTAAAGAAAGTTCCCTTATTGCAGTCTTAGGGGCTGCAGGTCTCGCAGTGGGACTTGCCCTGCAAGGAAGCCTTTCAAATTTTGCAGGTGGAGTCTTAATTCTAGCCTTTAGACCCTTTAATGTAGGTGATTATATAGAATCTCAAGGTTTTAGTGGTACAGTAAAAGAAATACAAATCCTTTATACTATTCTTTTAACTCCCGATAACAGGAAAATAGTCATTCCTAACGGTGAATTATCAAATCATAGTGTTGTGAATTATTCTTCTTTAAATGAAAGAAGGCTTGATTTTGTTTTTTCCGTAGGATATAAAAATGATATATTAAAAGTAAAGCAAATTCTAGAAAATATAGTTAGGAATCATAATCTAGTTCTTAAGGACCCCCACTGGACTATTGGTGTAGCGGAACTTGGCTCTAGTTCCGTTAATTTTGCGGTAAAAATATGGTGTAAAAGCGAAGATTATTGGATTTTGTTTTATGATTTACAAGAAAAGGTTAAGCTAGAATTAGATAAAGAAAATATTCATATCCCGTACCCCCAAATGGATGTTCATGTCCATAATTGA
- a CDS encoding 1-acyl-sn-glycerol-3-phosphate acyltransferase: MRTIFWFTYFWIYQVVALFFLMRICFLKKFSTPDKTSAYIHKVTHNWAKSMVKATGSTITINGLENIPKNEPVLFVSNHQGNFDIPLLMGFIDKPKGFMAKIELTKLPLVHTWMKLIRCVFMDRNDLRQTLKAMNEGIQILKSGYSMVIFPEGTRSKGAPMGEFKKGSLRLAVKTEVPVIPIAINGSYKMMEANGFKIRPSHININIGNPIILTDLPKDEAKNTVSLVENTVRDLLEN; encoded by the coding sequence ATGCGTACAATTTTTTGGTTTACTTATTTTTGGATATATCAAGTAGTTGCTTTATTTTTTCTTATGAGAATTTGCTTCTTAAAGAAATTTAGCACTCCAGATAAAACAAGTGCCTACATACACAAGGTAACCCATAACTGGGCAAAATCCATGGTAAAAGCTACTGGAAGTACCATTACCATAAATGGTCTCGAAAACATTCCTAAAAATGAACCGGTGCTTTTTGTAAGCAATCATCAAGGAAATTTTGATATTCCCCTTCTTATGGGTTTTATTGATAAACCTAAAGGATTTATGGCAAAAATAGAGCTTACCAAACTGCCTTTAGTACATACTTGGATGAAATTAATCCGCTGTGTTTTTATGGATAGAAATGATTTAAGGCAAACCCTTAAAGCTATGAATGAAGGTATTCAAATATTAAAATCGGGTTATTCCATGGTGATTTTCCCCGAAGGCACAAGGAGTAAGGGTGCTCCTATGGGAGAGTTTAAAAAAGGCAGTCTTCGTTTAGCCGTGAAAACAGAAGTACCGGTTATCCCCATTGCCATCAATGGTTCTTATAAAATGATGGAGGCAAATGGATTTAAGATTAGACCTAGCCATATAAATATAAATATAGGAAACCCTATAATCCTTACGGACCTTCCTAAAGATGAAGCTAAAAATACCGTTTCTCTAGTTGAAAATACTGTTCGTGATTTACTTGAAAATTAA